A genome region from Penicillium psychrofluorescens genome assembly, chromosome: 3 includes the following:
- a CDS encoding uncharacterized protein (ID:PFLUO_004442-T1.cds;~source:funannotate): METYYGHVRTPADAIILFEACRIGLLPRVQRRLSEKERQSIRSGSVFVWDEREAGMRRWTDGKSWSASRVSGSFLTYREMEGKRGGGSVSQNSVSRGGKTPESRGSDEERGDGTDEGPDGYRYKPDGLMKQSFSITTSTGQHLHLISYYSRSHPSASNLQQPTTDPALRHVRPQKGLYPESTVNDQQNLPVVTRGPMPGAAYAITPHPIGGFTRGTPAPPYTPSYAWPPTPLNTPPTVAVPYGGAYLPPVSNGSPYAQPQQQQVHPHALPPPPPPNLPAFDRPSHPETTLAPASAPPGMTVFPGRSPRPMHEQPPHRSPPTYAHHPQSHLGASPRTPGAAIAHINGPARSPHLLKQGSPASLQPLNPIGTPPKLPESSSSGTVPSIGSLMNGASLAPLSSATHTPGGAGSSPNTNGGSRSEGPRDIPHEKLGFGGEDTRALRQLDRVFI, from the coding sequence ATGGAGACGTATTACGGCCACGTCCGCACGCCGGCGGACGCTATTATCTTGTTTGAGGCATGCCGCATCGGTCTGCTGCCTCGTGTGCAACGACGACTGTCAGAAAAAGAGCGCCAGTCTATTCGGTCGGGCTCCGTGTTCGTCTGGGATGAGCGTGAAGCGGGCATGCGCCGGTGGACGGATGGAAAGTCCTGGAGCGCCAGCCGTGTGTCTGGCAGCTTTCTGACCTATCGGGAAATGGAGGGCAAgcgtggtggtggcagcGTTTCTCAGAATTCCGTGTCCAGAGGCGGCAAGACGCCCGAAAGTCGGGGCAGCGATGAGGAGCGAGGAGATGGCACCGATGAGGGGCCCGATGGCTATCGATATAAGCCCGACGGGTTAATGAAGCAGTCCTTCAGCATCACCACTTCCACCGGCCAGCACCTTCACCTCATCAGCTACTACTCTCGCTCTCACCCTTCCGCCTCCAACCTGCAACAACCCACCACCGACCCCGCGCTGCGCCATGTTCGACCCCAGAAGGGCCTGTACCCGGAATCCACGGTCAACGACCAACAAAATCTTCCCGTCGTCACTCGGGGTCCTATGCCCGGAGCAGCATACGCCATCACTCCGCATCCTATCGGCGGATTCACACGAGGCACACCGGCCCCGCCCTACACACCATCGTACGCTTGGCCACCCACTCCTCTCAACACCCCACCGACTGTCGCCGTGCCCTACGGCGGAGCCTATCTCCCGCCGGTGTCAAATGGATCTCCTTACGCtcaaccacaacaacaacaagtCCACCCTCATGCCTtgccacctccacctccgccgaaCCTACCTGCATTTGACCGACCATCACATCCCGAAACAACACTTGCTCCCGCCAGTGCACCGCCCGGTAtgaccgtcttccccggcCGATCACCCCGCCCAATGCACGAGCAGCCACCACACAGGAGCCCCCCGACCTACGCAcatcatcctcaatctcaCTTGGGCGCATCGCCACGAACACCGGGTGCTGCTATTGCTCACATCAATGGTCCCGCGCGCAGCCCTCACCTGTTGAAGCAGGGTTCTCCCGCTTCATTACAGCCTCTGAACCCCATCGGCACGCCCCCCAAGCTCCCAGAATCATCAAGTTCCGGCACAGTCCCAAGCATTGGCTCTTTGATGAACGGTGCCTCGCTGGCTCCGTTGTCTTCGGCGACTCACACTCCCGGTGGTGCTGGCTCCAGTCCAAATACCAATGGCGGCAGCAGGTCCGAAGGACCTCGGGATATTCCCCACGAGAAGCTTGGATTCGGCGGCGAGGACACGAGAgccctccgccagctcgaCCGGGTCTTCATCtaa
- a CDS encoding uncharacterized protein (ID:PFLUO_004440-T1.cds;~source:funannotate): MLKPFQIRDLVFQPGQGPSVEPSSPALSSVDQTDDDRHHHPDDGPRSSPRVVQISAGDYNALSRSNPQARLTYVDLDDGDTITVGSALELSQRLDEPIASSIQTESLQALSSQDGSVPMHIFDIRRSNSVTELWKKFESKKDTQGCKDKPLPEYTTDNNDPGSTSTAEDAQPPLLAAFEAELTSILHSAESAETQPPRSASPPVVEPEAAQDSEQTPHPIELLAARILHHLVNGAGMVQSELRTRLPEMQRQFHSAQSTLPENVRTSLQQLLASLENHMRNLGTHLHHLPDDGRHFAGEALNAGRPIAENAVDTLRQVASEFNEVSRSLFAAFEHEVRRAGMYRPDSSADGLYTAPAPQPTNGESSSSGQNGEQRPTGSTGNEQQASESSSKDGSNPTSAPSGPASQPLPYRPPGAYAPPIWPPPSHRPFFYPTPPPPHPPQWPFQWPPPPHQWFKPGRQAPQNPNPAPPSNPNLRNAHTQTAPHTSKSLFIGNVGFNVTERMIQDVFASKGFVVDVDLPVDATSGKHCGFGYLHFPSIHPAMAAMQSLQGTHIDGHAINLEFSDHSPVENFSTPPSPAGIPTPQSPNVSRRESVNKGRNTESAERRPSRSSISSEVPSARRARTGLPVRRKSVTFQEPSSSTSKSDQTAALLDSSTVDPAFAARFPSLIPQGNSQHPASTRPDNLSSLSPEMEMARFPPVSQLEARLLANQHQDKEAEKDESQSDDKGKRAVQPTIRKVPSHEAPEALGGSQSHHDTSIGNGHGLRRANTTISARSYLGPPIAPLRRRATERQSLRPNARPASEMDTWARLDRRERIRPTSIERIPGSFPEEETTPAPVPNPPVASGTEVSGETHDPIESCITTLVDLGYGTDQDGGRSRMAVYAAAADGDLLDAIEIIEEERKAYARRGSQ, translated from the exons ATGTTGAAGCCTTTCCAGATCAGGGACCTGGTGTTTCAGCCCGGCCAGGGTCCATCCGTGGaaccttcttctccagcccTTTCCTCCGTGGATCagacggatgatgatcgccaccaccaccccgATGACGGACCTCGTTCTTCACCCAGAGTCGTGCAGATCTCGGCGGGCGACTATAATGCTCTCTCGCGCAGTAATCCGCAGGCCAGGTTGACTTACGTCGACCTTGATGACGGCGATACCATCACG GTTGGCTCTGCCCTCGAACTGTCTCAGCGTCTGGACGAGCCTAttgcttcttccatccaAACCGAGTCCCTACAAGCTTTATCCTCCCAAGATGGTTCGGTTCCCATGCACATCTTTGATATTCGCCGATCGAACTCAGTCACTGAGCTGTGGAAGAAGTTTGAGTCCAAGAAAGACACGCAGGGTTGCAAAGACAAGCCTCTGCCTGAATACACGACCGATAATAACGACCCAGGCAGTACTTCTACCGCCGAAGATGCCCAGCCGCCCCTTCTCGCTGCGTTTGAAGCTGAGCTTACGAGTATTCTCCATTCGGCGGAGTCCGCTGAAACTCAGCCGCCTCgctcagcatctcctcccGTGGTAGAACCCGAGGCCGCTCAGGATTCAGAGCAAACTCCTCACCCTATTGAACTTCTTGCGGCACGTATTTTGCACCATCTGGTCAATGGAGCCGGCATGGTCCAATCTGAATTACGGACCAGGCTGCCCGAGATGCAACGCCAGTTTCACAGTGCCCAGAGCACCCTGCCTGAGAATGTGAGAACGTCTCTGCAGCAACTCCTCGCATCTCTGGAGAACCACATGAGAAACCTAGGTactcatctccatcacctaCCTGATGATGGACGGCATTTCGCAGGAGAAGCCCTGAACGCGGGGCGCCCCATCGCTGAGAACGCGGTGGATACTTTGCGGCAGGTCGCTTCGGAATTCAATGAAGTTAGCCGGTCCTTGTTTGCAGCATTTGAGCATGAGGTTCGGCGAGCTGGCATGTACCGGCCGGATTCATCTGCAGATGGTCTGTACACTgcaccggcgccgcagcCCACAAACGGTGAATCCTCGTCGAGCGGCCAGAATGGCGAGCAGCGACCAACAGGCTCCACCGGGAACGAACAACAAGCATCAGAGTCCTCAAGCAAAGATGGATCGAACCCAACGAGCGCGCCTTCCGGCCCTGCCTCCCAACCTTTGCCTTACAGACCACCGGGAGCCTATGCTCCTCCGATCTGGCCGCCTCCTAGTCATCGACCTTTCTTTTACCCTacgcctccaccaccacatcccccGCAGTGGCCATTCCAGTGgccgcctcctccgcatcaATGGTTTAAACCTGGCAGACAAGCTCCGCAAAACCCCAACCCAGCGCCTCCCAGCAACCCTAACTTGAGGAACGCACACACCCAAACCGCCCCTCATACAAGCAAGTCGCTGTTTATTGGAAATGTCGGCTTCAACGTCACTGAACGAATGATTCAGGATGTCTTTGCTTCCAAGGGGTTTGTTGTTGATGTGGATCTTCCAGTAGATGCTACATCTGGCAAGCATTGCGGGTTTGGCTATTTGCATTTCCCTTCGATCCATCCGGCTATGGCTGCTATGCAGTCACTCCAGGGAACCCATATCGATGGACATGCCATCAACCTCGAGTTCAGTGATCATTCGCCTGTTGAGAATTTCAGTACTccgcccagtccagcagGCATCCCCACTCCTCAGTCACCGAATGTCTCTCGTCGCGAGAGCGTGAACAAGGGTAGGAACACTGAATCGGCCGAGCGTCGGCCTTCCAGATCGAGCATCTCCTCAGAGGTGCCGTCCGCTCGACGAGCACGCACCGGCCTACCTGTGCGTCGGAAGTCCGTTACCTTCCAAGAGCCTAGCTCTTCTACATCGAAGAGCGACCAGACAGCTGCCCTGCTTGATTCGTCAACCGTCGATCCTGCCTTCGCCGCGCGCTTCCCATCTCTTATTCCACAGGGGAACTCGCAACATCCGGCTTCGACTCGACCAGACAATCTATCAAGTCTGAGTCCGGAAATGGAGATGGCTCGGTTCCCACCCGTGTCTCAGTTGGAAGCTCGTCTTCTAGCGAACCAACACCAGGATAAGGAGGCTGAAAAGGACGAGTCACAGTCCGATGATAAGGGAAAGCGGGCGGTGCAACCTACTATCCGCAAAGTCCCGTCCCATGAAGCTCCCGAAGCCCTTGGAGGATCTCAAAGTCACCATGACACGAGTattggcaatggccatggaCTTCGCCGTGCTAACACCACGATCTCTGCCCGTTCATACCTCGGCCCCCCTATTGCTCCATTGAGGCGCCGCGCCACCGAACGCCAGTCTCTGCGTCCCAACGCCCGTCCTGCTTCCGAGATGGACACATGGGCTCGTCTCGACAGACGGGAGCGTATCAGACCAACCTCCATCGAGAGAATCCCCGGCAGTTtccccgaagaagaaacaaccCCGGCTCCAGTTCCCAATCCTCCTGTCGCCAGTGGCACCGAAGTCAGTGGAGAAACTCACGATCCTATCGAGAGTTGCATCACCACCCTGGTCGACTTGGGCTATGGCACCGACCAGGATGGCGGGCGGTCTCGGATGGCCGTGTACGCCGCCGCAGCGGACGGGGATCTTCTAGATGCGATTGAAATCATTGAAGAGGAACGCAAGGCGTATGCGCGACGTGGTTCGCAGTAA
- a CDS encoding uncharacterized protein (ID:PFLUO_004438-T1.cds;~source:funannotate), which produces MSATQLLNPKAESRRRGEALKVNISAGEGLQDVLKSNLGPSGTLKMLVDGAGGIKLTKDGNVLLREMQIQNPTAVMIARAATAQDDITGDGTTSVVLLVGELLKQANRFISEGLHPRVITDGYEIAKTETIKFLDQFKLERTIDRELLLSVARTSLSTKLNNALAEKLTPDIVDAVLAIHRAPEKPDLHMVEIMTMQHRSSSDTQLIRGLALDHGARHPDMPKRVENAFILTLNVSLEYEKSEINSGFYYSNAEQRDKLVESERKFVDAKLQKIVELKKAVCGNDPKKGFVVINQKGIDPLSLDILVKNGIMALRRAKRRNMERLQLICGGVAQNSVEDMTPDALGWAGLVYEHQLGEEKYTFVEEVKDPKSVTILIKGPNGHTIAQVKDAVRDGLRSVYNTIVDGCVVPGAGSFQVAVSEHLTSQEFRKTLRGKAQRGVDAFAEAMLIIPKTLAANSGHDIQDSVTEMQDETRQGNLVGLDLTTGEPMDPVQAGIFDSYRVLRNCIASSTGIASNLLLCDELLKARQMSKAGGPGGMEE; this is translated from the exons ATGTCTGCAACCCAGTTGCTCAACCCGAAAGCCGAGTCGAGG CGGAGGGGTGAGGCCTTGAAGGTGAACATCAGCGCCGGAGAGGGTCTGCAGGATGTTCTCAAGTCAAACTTGGGTCCTTCGGGGACTTTGAAGAT GTTGGTGGACGGTGCCGGCGGA ATCAAGTTGACCAAGGATGGAAACGTGTTGTTGCGGGAAATG CAAATTCAAAACCCCACGGCT GTCATGATTGCCCGCGCTGCGACCGCACAAGACGATATCACCGGTGATGGGACAACGTCGGTCGTGCTGTTGGTGGGAGAGCTTCTGAAGCAGGCAAACCGCTTCATTTCGGAGGGGCTGCACCCTCGAGTGATTACCGATGGCTACGAGATTGCAAAGACCGAGACTATCAAG TTCCTCGATCAATTCAAGCTCGAGCGCACAATTGACCgagagctgctgctgtcggTTGCCCGCACCTCCCTCTCCACGAAACTGAACAACGCCCTGGCCGAGAAACTCACTCCCGACATTGTGGACGCCGTACTCGCCATCCACCGGGCCCCTGAAAAGCCGGATCTGCACATGGTTGAGATCATGACGATGCAGCACCGGTCATCGTCGGACACACAGCTGATTCGCGGTCTGGCTTTGGACCACGGCGCCAGACACCCCGACATGCCGAAGCGGGTGGAGAATGCCTTCATCTTGACTCTGAACGTCAGCCTGGAGTACGAGAAGTCGGAGATTAACTCTGGTTTCTACTATTCGAATGCAGAGCAGCGTGACAAACTCGTGGAGAGCGAGCGCAAGTTCGTCGATGCCAAACTGCAGAAGATTGTGGAGCTCAAGAAAGCGGTTTGTGGCAACGACCCGAAGAAGGGGttcgtcgtcatcaaccAGAAGGGTATTGATCCGCTCAGCTTGGATATTCTCGTCAAGAACGGCATCATGGCTCTTCGGAGAGCCAAGCGGCGCAACATGGAGCGTCTGCAGCTGATTTGCGGTGGTGTTGCCCAGAACAGCGTGGAAGATATGACGCCCGATGCTCTCGGGTGGGCCGGTCTGGTCTACGAACaccagctgggcgaggagAAGTACACCTTTgtcgaggaggtcaaggaTCCCAAGTCTGTGACCATCCTCATCAAGGGCCCCAACGGGCACACCATTGCCCAGGTCAAGGATGCCGTCCGCGATGGTCTGCGCTCCGTCTACAACACGATCGTGGACGGCTGCGTCGTTCCTGGCGCGGGTTCGTTCCAAGTCGCCGTCTCGGAGCACCTGACCTCTCAGGAATTCCGCAAGACCCTTCGGGGCAAGGCGCAGCGGGGTGTGGATGCGTTCGCCGAAGCCATGCTGATCATTCCCAAGACGCTCGCTGCCAATTCGGGCCACGACATTCAGGACTCGGTGACGGAGATGCAGGATGAGACCCGCCAGGGCAATCTAGTCGGTCTGGATCTGACGACGGGCGAACCCATGGACCCGGTGCAGGCTGGTATCTTTGACTCGTACCGTGTGCTGCGGAACTGCATTGCGTCCAGCACGGGCATTGCCTCCAACCTCCTTCTGTGTgacgagctgctcaaggccCGGCAGATGAGCAAGGCGGGTGGACCGGGTGGTATGGAGGAGTAA
- a CDS encoding uncharacterized protein (ID:PFLUO_004441-T1.cds;~source:funannotate) yields MRTWRTFATSVARLGHDSASLGTRPSVLRCAQILQASKADGPNRFEDQEIKVNGLVRSVRKQKRFAFAEISDGSTVEPLQAILKPAQAADLTTGAAVEVSGLWKACPPGKEQSHELHATAVNVVGATDPETFPIQKKYHSPDFLRQIPHLRIRTPFNSLMSRFRSECLFQLGNVFHSHPHGAFTQVQPPIITSSDCEGAGETFTLVPRGPAASETDHFFRTPKYLTVSSQLHLEAFAAELGNVWTLTPVFRAEKSDTPRHLSEFYMLEAEVNFMDDMESLMEVVEHMLRDLTRRLYNTTVGQEILSAKRTGESGNEGTTESSSLWQRWTELMDGPTWDRITYTEAIAMLQQAVTEGGAQFEHPPTWAEGLQLEHEKYIVEHLFKGRPVFVTDYPKAIKPFYMAPTTVASEAGNSLETVACFDLLLPEVSEVAGGSLREHRLPDLIQNMRDHGLIKPRALPESGDSTSDSVSLEPLYPHLTPTEDLSHLQWYADLRRWGSAPHGGFGLGFDRFLGYLAGVSSVRDVVSFPRYFGRADC; encoded by the exons ATGCGGACATGGCGCACCTTCGCCACGTCCGTCGCCAGACTGGGCCATGACTCGGCATCCCTCGGCACCCGTCCCAGTGTTCTCCGATGCGCGCAGATCCTCCAAGCCAGCAAAGCGGACGGTCCCAACCGCTTTGAAGACCAAGAGATTAAAGTCAATGGCTTAGTTCGATCTGTTCGGAAACAGAAGCGCTTTGCTTTTGCGGAAATCTCGGATGGCTCGACGGTGGAGCCCTTGCAGGCGATTCTGAAGCCTGCTCAAGCAGCTGA TCTGACCACGGGAGCTGCTGTTGAGGTGTCCGGGTTGTGGAAGGCTTGTCCACCAGGCAAGGAGCAGAGCCATGAGCTTCATGCAACGGCTGTGAATGTTGTTGGCGCGACTGATCCAGAG ACATTTCCAATCCAGAAGAAATACCACAGTCCCGATTTCCTGCGCCAGATACCCCATCTTCGAATCCGCACGCCGTTCAATTCACTCATGTCGCGGTTCCGATCCGAGTGCTTATTCCAACTGGGGAACGTTTTCCATTCCCACCCACATGGCGCTTTCACCCAGGTGCAGCCGCCGATAATCACCTCTTCCGACTGCGAAGGAGCCGGAGAGACATTCACATTGGTGCCGCGGGGTCCGGCAGCCTCCGAGACAGACCATTTCTTCCGAACACCTAAATACCTGACCGTGTCGTCGCAGCTACATCTTGAAGCCTTTGCGGCTGAGTTGGGCAATGTATGGACTCTGACACCCGTTTTCCGGGCCGAGAAGAGCGATACACCGCGCCATCTCAGCGAGTTCTACATGCTTGAGGCCGAAGTCAATTTCATGGATGATATGGAGTCTCTAATGGAGGTGGTGGAACATATGCTCCGCGACTTGACACGTCGGTTGTACAATACTACCGTCGGACAGGAGATTTTGTCGGCGAAGCGAACGGGCGAGTCTGGGAATGAAGGCACGACCGAGAGTTCATCTCTCTGGCAGCGATGGACCGAGTTGATGGACGGGCCTACATGGGATCGCATCACCTACACGGAAGCAATTGCGATGCTTCAGCAAGCGGTGACAGAGGGTGGTGCTCAATTCGAGCACCCGCCGACATGGGCGGAGGGCCTACAACTCGAACATGAGAAGTACATTGTCGAGCATCTATTCAAGGGTCGACCGGTCTTCGTCACAGACTATCCTAAAGCAATCAAGCCGTTCTACATGGCTCCGACCACGGTCGCTAGCGAGGCTGGCAACTCCCTAGAGACGGTCGCCTGCTTCGATCTACTTCTACCAGAAGTCAGTGAAGTGGCAGGTGGTTCTCTGCGCGAGCACCGTCTACCAGATCTCATCCAAAACATGCGCGACCACGGCCTGATCAAGCCTCGCGCGCTCCCCGAGTCGGGTGACAGTACCAGTGACAGTGTATCTCTGGAACCATTGTACCCTCACCTCACACCGACGGAGGATCTCAGCCACCTCCAGTGGTACGCGGATCTCCGGCGCTGGGGATCCGCTCCGCACGGCGGCTTTGGCCTAGGCTTCGACCGGTTCTTGGGCTACTTGGCTGGTGTCTCGAGCGTGCGGGATGTGGTCTCGTTTCCGAGATATTTCGGGCGGGCAGACTGCTGA
- a CDS encoding uncharacterized protein (ID:PFLUO_004439-T1.cds;~source:funannotate), whose product MASTKPPSRVQTPARNVNHVVLGNLVLKPWNQAIYPADLVTKDTDRLYVCRWCFRYTCDAGAFAQHMRVCEHRTTPPGEKVYDHGGYAVWKVDGQDHKLFGQNLSLFAKLFLDNKTVFFDVATFLFYILTFTDPDPDKSDTYHVLGFFSKEKLSWDANNLACILIFPPYQRKQLGKLLMGVSYKLSGWDTDSGGHIGGPEKPLSDLGQKSYDRFWAERVARYLLQEKKDGKNKSKSNPGESDQKKPATPKSARKRPLRETMTVEEIGQATGMLNEDVITALKTMDVVKTGASPKKRKMGRLVADDNAVNIRKSDVWAWAQTHNLALDDPVRADGFLGEWAPKIESEEEERISSEPG is encoded by the coding sequence ATGGCGTCCACCAAGCCACCGTCTCGCGTCCAGACGCCGGCTCGCAACGTCAACCATGTCGTGCTGGGCAACCTGGTCCTCAAGCCCTGGAACCAGGCCATCTACCCGGCCGATCTGGTGACCAAGGACACTGACCGGCTGTACGTATGCCGGTGGTGCTTCCGCTACACCTGCGACGCGGGCGCATTCGCGCAGCACATGCGCGTCTGCGAGCACCGCACAACACCGCCGGGCGAGAAGGTCTACGACCACGGTGGCTATGCGGTGTGGAAGGTGGACGGACAGGACCATAAGCTCTTCGGACAGAACCTGTCTCTCTTCGCCAAGCTCTTCCTCGACAACAAGACCGTGTTCTTCGACGTCGCTACCTTTCTCTTCTACATTCTCACCTTCACCGATCCCGACCCCGATAAGTCGGATACCTACCACGTGCTCGGCTTCTTTTCGAAAGAGAAGCTGTCCTGGGATGCGAACAACCTCGCCtgcattctcatcttccCGCCGTACCAGCGCAAACAGCTCGGGAAGCTGCTGATGGGCGTCAGCTACAAGCTCAGCGGATGGGATACGGACAGTGGTGGACACATTGGTGGACCGGAGAAGCCGCTTAGTGACCTGGGCCAGAAGAGCTATGATCGTTTCTGGGCGGAGCGCGTTGCGCGGTATTTGCTtcaggagaagaaggatggcaaAAATAAAAGCAAAAGCAACCCTGGCGAATCGGACCAGAAGAAGCCCGCCACCCCCAAATCCGCCCGCAAGAGACCACTTCGCGAGACCATGACTGTTGAGGAGATTGGACAGGCCACTGGGATGTTGAATGAAGATGTCATCACCGCTCTCAAGACCATGGACGTTGTCAAGACGGGCGCGTCGCCAAAGAAACGCAAGATGGGCCGTCTGGTCGCGGACGACAACGCCGTGAATATCCGCAAATCGGATGTGTGGGCGTGGGCACAGACTCACAATCTCGCTTTGGATGATCCTGTCAGAGCGGATGGGTTTCTGGGCGAATGGGCGCCGAAGATTGaatcggaagaagaagagcgcaTTTCGTCCGAGCCCGGCTGA